In the genome of Shewanella glacialimarina, one region contains:
- the cysC gene encoding adenylyl-sulfate kinase, giving the protein MTDIVWHQHEIDQAARGRQKNQNPVLLWFTGLSGSGKSTLAGALEHALFNAGFHTYLLDGDNVRHGLCKDLGFSLDDRDENLRRVGEVAKLMVDAGLVVLSAFISPTRAERERVRSLFPEGKFIEVHVSTPLSVCESRDPKGLYAKARKGEIANFTGISSPYENPESAELTIDTSKGDLATQVQALVDYLSALQVVDGEKMMAGLGI; this is encoded by the coding sequence ATGACTGATATTGTTTGGCATCAGCATGAAATAGATCAAGCCGCTCGTGGGCGTCAAAAGAATCAAAATCCAGTGTTATTATGGTTTACTGGCTTATCGGGTTCAGGGAAGTCGACCCTAGCGGGTGCATTAGAACATGCACTATTTAACGCAGGTTTTCATACTTACTTGCTTGATGGTGATAATGTACGCCATGGTTTATGCAAAGACTTAGGCTTTAGCCTCGATGATCGCGATGAAAATTTACGCCGCGTCGGTGAAGTAGCTAAGTTAATGGTCGATGCCGGTTTGGTGGTGCTGTCGGCATTTATTTCACCTACCCGTGCCGAGCGTGAACGAGTAAGGAGTTTATTCCCTGAAGGCAAATTTATTGAGGTGCATGTTTCAACACCCTTAAGTGTGTGTGAATCGCGCGATCCTAAAGGTTTATATGCCAAAGCACGTAAAGGTGAAATAGCTAACTTTACAGGTATATCATCACCTTACGAAAATCCTGAGTCAGCAGAGCTCACCATAGACACTAGCAAAGGTGATCTGGCCACTCAAGTACAAGCCTTAGTTGATTACTTAAGCGCACTGCAAGTGGTAGATGGCGAAAAAATGATGGCAGGTTTAGGAATTTAA
- the fliB gene encoding flagellin lysine-N-methylase, with protein sequence MENLTIKPNYVDLFSCIGPKCADSCCNDWKIIFDKQSYKKTIKHKYLADLAKFALRETKESDSSWAVVKLDDNGACPFLDPQKLCNIHAKAGEKALSYTCKTYPKNEQLIGPDKYQSLFLSCPEVTRIVLFDDNAFQFSANENGSKAALMPSPPWLEKSYEYSLDLLLNSGLSWQESFLAIGLLLKTSNEVRLDKANIEQLSVRYNQLLNMAQMGMITEQFNSIPYTPLPQKHTFVAIHDALCKTHSRSTRARFESINNAIAALCNEQNDYSIDKINEIWNTEVTTKLTEHAELFTKFILYSMFHDHFPMHEDHDPEQVLQQLIIDCFMIRCYLTAVYHAENGLTEENIIKCFQVYHVVRQHKPKFIERIKNILSEYGLTSLPAAISLLKTQ encoded by the coding sequence ATGGAAAACCTGACAATTAAACCTAATTATGTGGATTTATTTAGTTGTATAGGGCCTAAATGTGCAGACAGTTGCTGCAATGACTGGAAGATAATATTTGATAAACAAAGCTATAAAAAAACCATTAAGCATAAATATTTAGCAGATCTGGCTAAATTTGCTTTACGCGAAACCAAAGAAAGCGACAGCTCATGGGCGGTTGTGAAATTAGATGATAATGGCGCTTGTCCTTTTCTAGACCCACAAAAACTATGTAACATTCATGCAAAAGCCGGTGAGAAAGCCTTAAGTTATACCTGTAAAACCTACCCTAAAAACGAGCAACTAATTGGCCCAGACAAATATCAAAGCTTATTTTTATCTTGCCCAGAAGTAACTCGTATCGTGCTATTTGACGACAATGCTTTTCAATTTTCAGCCAATGAAAACGGCAGTAAAGCAGCGCTAATGCCTAGCCCGCCCTGGTTAGAAAAATCTTACGAATACAGTTTAGATTTATTGTTAAATTCAGGCCTAAGCTGGCAAGAATCATTTTTAGCCATTGGATTACTACTCAAAACCAGTAATGAAGTTCGCCTAGATAAGGCTAATATTGAACAATTAAGCGTGCGTTACAATCAGCTGCTGAATATGGCTCAAATGGGCATGATTACAGAGCAATTTAACAGTATCCCTTACACTCCTTTGCCTCAAAAACACACTTTTGTTGCTATTCATGATGCGCTGTGTAAAACCCACTCTAGAAGTACACGGGCTCGATTTGAGTCGATTAACAATGCGATTGCAGCTTTGTGTAATGAACAAAATGATTATTCAATCGATAAGATTAATGAGATATGGAATACCGAAGTCACAACTAAGCTGACAGAACACGCGGAACTATTTACCAAATTTATTCTCTATTCCATGTTCCACGATCATTTCCCGATGCATGAAGATCATGACCCGGAACAAGTTTTACAACAGCTTATTATTGATTGTTTTATGATCCGTTGTTATTTAACCGCGGTATATCACGCAGAAAATGGCTTAACAGAAGAAAATATTATCAAGTGCTTTCAAGTTTATCATGTGGTGCGCCAGCATAAACCCAAGTTTATTGAGCGCATTAAAAACATCTTAAGTGAATACGGCTTAACCTCTTTACCCGCAGCAATCAGCTTACTTAAAACACAGTAA
- a CDS encoding SLC13 family permease produces MNEMWLLAIILLAMVGGLIAGAAKPATMFFMALLSAYLLGLVELNQALMSFTNNGLIVLVLLVLAATALEKTWLIGKLSQVIGKGSLFSTLAKMGISTALLSSFTNNTAVVASLIGVVRRNQAHAPSKLLLPLNYAAILGGTLTLIGTSTNLIVNSFVENAGLEPLGFFEFSQVGVFVVITGLAVLMLLANTLPDRREENLDEALPYLLEAHVAKHSKLVGHSVVDNRLRALKKLYLVELERSGIRICPVPPNMVIQAGDMLRFSGAVESVELLHQFDGLEWFGKQHAKGQNLVEAVLGPSSKLVGTTLKDARFREIYDSAVMAIRRGHAPLKGGLGDIVLQPGDVLLITPGDRFSNSPNLSTDFAAISGLDLNVRLDDKRSNWVILGFVLTILASVTELVPLAKGLVILLLSYFAIGAVSLSELKRRFPLELVIIVGSALSLATLMIDTGLAKNLADGVISVFDGYGVFAAFVGVFFITLIVTELITNNAAAALAFPVAYAVATSYGVDPRPFIMAVVFGASASFISPYGYQTNLMVYNAGNYKLSDFVRVGLPLSVVYSLTVIFAVPYFFPF; encoded by the coding sequence ATGAATGAAATGTGGTTGTTAGCGATCATATTGTTAGCAATGGTAGGCGGCCTGATAGCAGGAGCCGCCAAACCTGCCACAATGTTTTTTATGGCGCTATTAAGCGCTTACTTGTTAGGTTTGGTTGAACTTAATCAAGCATTAATGAGCTTTACAAATAATGGCTTGATTGTATTAGTGTTGTTGGTGCTAGCCGCTACAGCATTAGAAAAAACCTGGCTGATCGGTAAGTTAAGTCAGGTGATTGGCAAAGGTAGCTTGTTTAGTACCTTAGCTAAAATGGGCATCTCTACAGCCTTGCTGTCTTCATTTACCAATAACACTGCCGTAGTGGCATCGTTAATCGGTGTGGTAAGACGTAATCAAGCCCATGCACCATCAAAGTTATTATTGCCATTAAACTATGCCGCCATTTTAGGCGGCACATTAACCTTAATTGGTACTTCAACCAATTTGATCGTTAACTCATTTGTAGAAAATGCCGGGCTTGAACCATTAGGTTTTTTTGAGTTCAGCCAAGTGGGTGTTTTTGTAGTGATAACCGGTTTAGCGGTATTGATGTTACTGGCTAATACCTTACCTGATCGTCGCGAAGAAAACCTTGATGAAGCATTGCCTTATTTACTTGAAGCGCATGTGGCTAAGCATTCTAAACTGGTAGGGCATAGCGTGGTCGATAATCGTCTGCGTGCACTAAAAAAGCTGTACCTAGTCGAACTTGAGCGCAGTGGTATTCGTATTTGTCCCGTGCCCCCTAATATGGTGATTCAAGCGGGAGATATGTTGCGCTTTAGTGGTGCAGTTGAGTCTGTTGAGCTATTGCATCAATTTGATGGGCTTGAATGGTTTGGTAAGCAACATGCCAAAGGGCAAAATCTTGTTGAAGCCGTATTAGGGCCGTCGTCTAAATTAGTTGGTACCACCCTTAAAGATGCGCGTTTTCGTGAAATTTATGACTCGGCTGTGATGGCAATTCGCCGAGGTCATGCTCCACTTAAAGGTGGCTTAGGCGATATCGTTCTTCAACCTGGGGATGTGTTATTAATTACTCCTGGAGACAGATTTTCCAATAGTCCAAATTTAAGTACCGACTTTGCAGCCATAAGTGGTTTAGATCTTAATGTGCGCCTTGATGATAAACGCAGTAATTGGGTCATTTTAGGCTTTGTACTGACCATTTTAGCCAGCGTGACCGAGTTAGTGCCTTTGGCGAAAGGCTTGGTGATTCTACTTCTGAGCTACTTTGCCATTGGTGCCGTGAGTCTATCGGAATTAAAGCGTCGCTTCCCGCTTGAATTAGTCATCATTGTTGGCAGTGCTTTAAGTTTAGCCACGCTAATGATTGATACCGGCTTAGCTAAAAATTTAGCTGATGGCGTTATCAGTGTCTTTGATGGTTATGGGGTGTTTGCGGCGTTTGTTGGGGTATTTTTTATTACTCTCATTGTGACTGAATTGATCACCAATAATGCTGCAGCAGCGCTGGCATTCCCAGTCGCCTATGCGGTAGCAACCAGTTACGGTGTCGACCCTCGTCCGTTCATTATGGCGGTCGTTTTTGGGGCCAGTGCTAGCTTTATTTCGCCTTACGGTTATCAAACCAATTTGATGGTCTATAACGCGGGTAATTATAAGTTATCTGACTTTGTACGAGTTGGATTACCTTTATCTGTAGTGTATTCACTGACCGTTATTTTTGCAGTGCCATATTTTTTCCCGTTCTAA
- a CDS encoding membrane dipeptidase — protein sequence MSHDLLSRRKLLKGLGAAALCSPFISQQAWAARSQPLYIDGLSFLPDDINDVKASKLSAFIADISDIEAIKQADGTTNYKRSYNACIKSIKAAKAVVDANPDVYLQGQTGLDIARAYDAERTAVFFQIQGADCVEDDSSSTNWQQLEEFKQQGLRVLQLTHHYGNRFAGGALDNNGKTGLDLPLTPAGHELIEAINHRHMLIDVSHSSAQTALDTAKASKSPIVQSHGAVRHIVNHARCSPDEVIRAIADTGGVFGIFMMSFWLTNKPTPTISDYIKQIDHVVRIAGVDSVAIANDYPLRGQENLLKLNNDNAEGVKEYLDWWHSLRAKNVLGFDVEPKHVVIPELNNIDRMSLIDDALKKARFKSSDRDRIMGGNWQRVLKQVLI from the coding sequence GTTATGTAGTCCATTTATAAGCCAACAAGCGTGGGCAGCACGCTCACAACCTTTGTACATTGATGGTTTATCATTTTTGCCCGACGATATTAACGATGTTAAAGCTTCTAAGTTGAGCGCCTTTATCGCCGACATATCAGACATTGAAGCCATCAAACAGGCTGACGGCACCACCAATTACAAGCGCAGTTACAATGCGTGTATCAAAAGCATTAAAGCAGCGAAAGCTGTGGTCGATGCCAACCCTGACGTATATCTACAGGGGCAAACAGGCCTTGATATTGCTAGAGCATATGACGCTGAACGTACCGCTGTATTTTTCCAAATTCAAGGCGCTGATTGTGTCGAAGATGACAGCAGCAGCACCAATTGGCAGCAACTAGAAGAATTTAAACAACAGGGCTTACGAGTTTTACAGCTCACTCACCATTACGGTAACCGCTTTGCTGGCGGTGCATTGGATAACAATGGTAAAACAGGGTTAGATTTACCCTTAACTCCTGCAGGCCACGAACTGATTGAGGCCATTAACCATCGCCATATGTTAATTGATGTTAGCCATTCCAGCGCACAAACCGCGCTTGATACCGCCAAAGCCAGTAAAAGCCCAATAGTGCAAAGCCATGGCGCTGTAAGACATATAGTTAATCATGCCCGTTGCTCCCCCGATGAGGTTATTCGCGCCATTGCCGACACCGGCGGCGTATTTGGTATTTTTATGATGAGCTTTTGGTTAACCAATAAACCGACTCCAACCATTAGCGATTACATTAAACAAATTGATCATGTGGTCAGAATTGCCGGGGTAGACAGCGTAGCGATTGCTAATGACTATCCATTAAGGGGCCAGGAAAATTTATTAAAGCTCAATAATGACAATGCTGAAGGGGTAAAAGAGTACTTAGATTGGTGGCACAGTCTACGGGCTAAAAATGTATTAGGTTTTGATGTAGAACCGAAACATGTGGTTATCCCCGAATTGAACAATATCGATCGTATGAGCCTGATTGATGACGCGCTGAAAAAAGCGCGCTTTAAATCATCCGATCGCGATCGCATCATGGGTGGTAACTGGCAAAGAGTATTGAAGCAGGTATTGATTTAA
- the cysN gene encoding sulfate adenylyltransferase subunit CysN — protein sequence MNQAENNTTRMAAEILEHGVKQYLALQQNKGLLRFLTCGSVDDGKSTLIGRLLHDSAQIYEDQLATLKNDSAKMGTTGEAIDLALLVDGLQAEREQGITIDVAYRYFSSEKRKFIISDTPGHEQYTRNMATGASTCDLAVILVDARYGVQTQTKRHAFIASLLGIRHFVVAVNKMDLVGFDQTVFNNIQADFAKFVSDFGDLDIHYVPLSALNGDNVVNRSTQCDWYQGGTLLELLETIDTQRELSELPARFPVQYVLRPNLDFRGFSGTLSSGILKVGDEIVALPSNKRSKIERIVTFDGDLVEAVAGQAVTITLEDEIDISRGDLLAKPDSAPSLANHIVADLVWMDEKPLQIGQLYDVKVAGKKTQAVVSEIEYVVDVNTLERSAATSLSLNTIARVKLDLTETVVLDAYSLVRDTGGMILIDRLSNATVAAVMVVDGYQGEKQVNTEFSAFELEFNTLVRKHFPHWNARDISLLGK from the coding sequence ATGAATCAAGCAGAAAATAACACAACACGCATGGCCGCTGAAATTTTAGAGCACGGCGTAAAACAGTATTTAGCCCTTCAGCAAAACAAAGGTCTTTTACGCTTTTTAACCTGTGGCAGTGTTGATGATGGAAAAAGTACTCTTATTGGCCGTTTGTTGCACGACAGCGCGCAAATTTATGAAGATCAATTAGCGACTTTAAAAAATGACAGCGCCAAAATGGGCACCACAGGTGAGGCTATCGACTTAGCATTACTGGTTGACGGTTTACAGGCTGAGCGTGAGCAAGGTATTACCATTGATGTGGCTTACCGTTATTTCTCTAGTGAAAAACGTAAGTTCATTATTTCTGATACGCCAGGGCATGAGCAATATACCCGCAACATGGCAACAGGTGCTTCTACCTGTGACTTAGCGGTTATTTTAGTGGATGCGCGTTATGGCGTGCAAACTCAAACTAAACGCCACGCTTTTATCGCATCATTATTGGGTATTCGTCACTTTGTTGTGGCGGTCAATAAGATGGATTTAGTCGGTTTTGATCAAACGGTTTTCAATAATATTCAAGCTGACTTCGCTAAGTTTGTCAGTGATTTTGGTGATTTAGACATTCACTATGTGCCGTTATCAGCCTTAAATGGCGACAACGTTGTTAACCGTAGTACCCAATGTGATTGGTATCAAGGTGGCACATTGCTAGAGCTACTGGAAACCATTGACACCCAACGTGAGTTGAGTGAATTACCCGCACGTTTCCCTGTGCAATATGTACTGCGTCCTAACCTTGATTTCCGTGGTTTCTCAGGAACCTTATCATCAGGCATTCTAAAAGTTGGCGATGAAATTGTCGCACTGCCATCTAACAAGCGCAGCAAAATAGAACGTATTGTGACTTTTGATGGTGACTTGGTTGAAGCGGTTGCAGGGCAAGCTGTCACTATTACCCTAGAAGATGAGATTGATATTTCTCGTGGAGATTTACTCGCTAAACCAGATAGCGCGCCAAGCCTAGCGAACCATATTGTCGCAGACCTCGTGTGGATGGATGAAAAGCCATTACAGATAGGCCAACTTTACGATGTAAAAGTGGCAGGCAAGAAGACCCAAGCGGTTGTCAGTGAAATTGAATATGTCGTTGACGTTAATACCCTAGAGCGCAGCGCGGCAACGTCTTTAAGCTTAAACACTATTGCACGCGTGAAGTTAGATTTAACCGAAACCGTAGTATTAGATGCCTATAGTTTGGTGCGTGATACTGGCGGAATGATATTAATCGATCGCTTATCAAATGCCACAGTTGCAGCAGTGATGGTGGTTGACGGTTATCAAGGCGAGAAACAAGTGAATACTGAGTTTAGCGCGTTTGAACTTGAGTTTAATACCTTGGTACGCAAACATTTTCCACACTGGAATGCACGCGACATCAGTTTGCTTGGAAAATAA